A section of the Leminorella richardii genome encodes:
- the adhE gene encoding bifunctional acetaldehyde-CoA/alcohol dehydrogenase: MTVNNSTELNALVARVKKAQREYANYTQEQVDRIFRAAALAAANARIPLAKMAVEESGMGIVEDKVIKNHFASEYIYNKYKDEKTCGILEEDDTFGTITIAEPTGIICGIVPTTNPTSTAIFKALISLKTRNGIIFSPHPRARKATNKAADLVLQAAIEAGAPKDIIGWIDEPSVELSNQLMHHPDINLILATGGPGMVKAAYSSGKPAIGVGAGNSPVVIDETADIKRAVASILMSKTFDNGVICASEQSVIVVDQIYDAVRERFASHGGYMLKGKELKAVQDIILKNGAINAAIVGQPAVKIAEMAGVTVPATTKVLIGEVTHVDESEPFAHEKLSPMLAMYRAKNFEDAVEKAEKLVAMGGIGHTSGLYTDQDNQADRINYFGDKMKTARILINTPTSQGGIGDLYNFKLAPSLTLGCGSWGGNSISENVGPKHLINKKTVAKRAENMLWHKLPKSIYFRRGSLPIALEEVATDGAKRAFIVTDRFLFNNGYADQITDVLKQHGIETEVFFEVEADPTLSIVRKGAEQMHSFKPDVIIALGGGSPMDAAKIMWVMYEHPDTHFEELALRFMDIRKRIYKFPKMGVKAKMIAITTTSGTGSEVTPFAVVTDDVTGMKYPLADYALTPDMAIVDANLVMNMPKSLCAFGGLDAITHALEAYVSVLANEYTDGQGLQALKLLKEYLPQSYKEGAKNPVARERVHNAATIAGIAFANAFLGVCHSMAHKLGSEFHLPHGLANALLICNVIRYNANDNPTKQTAFSQYDRPQSRRQYAEIADHLGLSAPGDRTAAKIEKLLGWLDELKKELDIPASIREAGVPEAEFLAKVDKLSEDAFDDQCTGANPRYPLISELKTILLDTYYGRPYTEAPQLLPAEEKKAEKASAAKPAKKAKK, encoded by the coding sequence CGCTAACGCCCGTATTCCGCTGGCTAAAATGGCCGTTGAGGAATCAGGTATGGGTATTGTGGAAGACAAGGTGATAAAAAACCACTTTGCCTCCGAATACATCTACAACAAGTACAAAGATGAAAAAACCTGCGGCATCCTGGAAGAAGACGATACGTTCGGCACCATCACCATTGCCGAACCAACTGGGATCATTTGTGGCATTGTACCCACCACAAACCCAACCTCTACAGCTATTTTCAAAGCGCTGATTAGCCTGAAAACCCGTAACGGCATTATCTTCTCCCCTCACCCACGCGCCAGAAAGGCCACTAACAAAGCTGCCGATCTGGTCTTACAGGCTGCCATTGAAGCGGGTGCGCCGAAAGATATCATTGGTTGGATCGATGAGCCGAGCGTAGAGCTCTCCAACCAGCTGATGCATCACCCTGACATCAACCTGATCCTTGCAACCGGCGGGCCGGGCATGGTTAAGGCCGCCTATAGCTCAGGTAAACCCGCAATTGGCGTTGGTGCCGGCAACTCCCCTGTAGTGATTGACGAAACTGCCGATATCAAGCGCGCCGTTGCGTCTATCCTGATGTCTAAAACCTTCGACAACGGCGTTATCTGCGCTTCTGAGCAGTCAGTCATCGTCGTTGACCAAATTTATGACGCCGTTCGCGAGCGCTTTGCTTCCCACGGCGGCTATATGCTGAAAGGTAAAGAGCTGAAGGCGGTTCAGGATATCATTCTGAAAAATGGCGCGATCAACGCGGCTATCGTTGGTCAACCGGCGGTGAAGATTGCCGAAATGGCAGGCGTCACCGTTCCGGCAACCACTAAAGTGCTGATTGGTGAAGTGACTCACGTAGATGAATCAGAGCCTTTCGCCCACGAAAAGCTCTCTCCTATGCTCGCCATGTATCGCGCCAAGAACTTTGAGGATGCGGTAGAAAAGGCCGAAAAGCTGGTTGCGATGGGCGGTATCGGTCATACGTCAGGACTGTATACGGATCAGGATAACCAAGCTGACCGTATTAACTACTTTGGCGACAAGATGAAAACCGCTCGTATCCTGATCAACACCCCAACCTCTCAAGGCGGCATCGGCGACCTGTATAACTTCAAGCTGGCGCCTTCGTTAACGCTAGGCTGCGGTTCCTGGGGCGGTAACTCGATTTCTGAAAACGTCGGGCCGAAGCATCTTATCAACAAGAAGACCGTCGCTAAGCGAGCTGAAAACATGTTATGGCATAAACTTCCTAAATCTATCTATTTTCGCCGCGGCTCGCTGCCGATTGCGCTTGAAGAAGTAGCGACCGACGGAGCCAAACGCGCGTTTATCGTAACCGACCGTTTCCTATTCAACAACGGCTACGCCGATCAGATTACTGACGTATTAAAGCAGCACGGTATTGAAACAGAAGTGTTCTTCGAGGTTGAGGCAGACCCAACCCTAAGCATCGTCCGCAAGGGCGCTGAGCAGATGCACTCTTTCAAACCAGACGTCATTATTGCTCTGGGCGGCGGCTCTCCAATGGATGCGGCTAAAATCATGTGGGTCATGTACGAACATCCTGATACTCACTTTGAAGAGCTGGCGCTGCGCTTTATGGACATCCGCAAGCGTATCTACAAGTTCCCGAAAATGGGTGTGAAGGCCAAGATGATCGCTATCACGACCACCTCAGGTACCGGTTCTGAAGTTACGCCGTTTGCTGTGGTCACCGACGATGTTACCGGCATGAAGTATCCGCTGGCCGACTACGCGCTGACTCCAGACATGGCTATCGTTGACGCTAACTTAGTCATGAATATGCCCAAGTCCCTGTGCGCATTTGGTGGTCTTGACGCCATTACTCACGCACTAGAAGCCTATGTTTCTGTTCTGGCGAACGAATATACCGACGGTCAGGGTCTACAGGCGTTAAAACTGCTGAAAGAGTATCTACCACAAAGCTACAAAGAAGGCGCGAAGAACCCCGTTGCTCGTGAACGCGTCCATAACGCTGCCACTATTGCCGGCATCGCTTTTGCCAACGCGTTCCTTGGCGTTTGCCACTCAATGGCGCACAAGCTTGGCTCAGAGTTCCACCTGCCGCACGGCCTAGCCAACGCCCTGCTGATTTGTAACGTCATTCGCTATAACGCGAACGATAACCCAACCAAGCAAACCGCGTTCAGCCAGTACGATCGGCCTCAGTCTCGCCGTCAGTATGCTGAAATAGCCGATCATCTGGGGCTTTCTGCACCGGGCGATCGCACTGCGGCCAAAATTGAAAAACTGCTTGGCTGGTTAGACGAACTTAAAAAAGAGCTGGATATTCCGGCCTCTATTCGCGAAGCAGGCGTACCTGAAGCTGAGTTCCTGGCTAAAGTGGATAAACTGTCTGAAGACGCGTTTGACGACCAGTGTACCGGTGCAAACCCACGTTATCCGCTGATTTCTGAGCTGAAGACTATTCTACTGGATACTTATTACGGTCGCCCTTATACGGAAGCACCGCAACTGCTGCCAGCTGAAGAGAAAAAGGCTGAAAAAGCGTCTGCTGCAAAGCCCGCTAAGAAAGCAAAGAAATAA
- the galU gene encoding UTP--glucose-1-phosphate uridylyltransferase GalU, which produces MSVQPKVRKAIIPVAGLGTRMLPATKAIPKEMLPLVDKPLIQYVVNECIEAGIQQIVLVTHSSKNSIENHFDTSFELEAMLEKRVKRQLLNEIQGICPKDVTIMQVRQGLAKGLGHAIMCAYPLIGDEPFVVVLPDVIIDKYDANPAVDNLSEMLVRFSETGRSQIMVEPVPMDDVSDYGIVDCNGYELKVGESAPIVKMVEKPRVADAPSNLSIVGRYVLSADIWPLLSRIPPGAGDEIQLTDAIALMMASSPVDAYHIKGRSHDCGNKMGYMQAFVEYGLRHSTLGAEFRVWLQGLQATLKN; this is translated from the coding sequence ATGTCCGTTCAGCCTAAAGTAAGAAAGGCGATTATTCCGGTAGCCGGTTTGGGTACTCGAATGCTGCCAGCAACCAAGGCAATTCCAAAAGAGATGCTGCCGCTGGTGGATAAGCCCCTTATTCAATACGTCGTTAATGAATGCATTGAAGCAGGCATCCAGCAGATCGTTTTGGTTACTCATTCATCAAAAAATTCAATTGAAAACCATTTTGACACCAGTTTTGAGCTTGAAGCCATGCTGGAAAAGCGGGTTAAGCGGCAGCTGTTGAACGAGATACAGGGCATTTGTCCTAAAGACGTGACCATCATGCAGGTGAGACAGGGGCTGGCTAAGGGGCTGGGGCATGCGATCATGTGCGCCTATCCTCTGATCGGTGACGAACCTTTTGTTGTTGTGCTGCCGGACGTGATTATCGACAAGTATGATGCCAATCCTGCCGTAGATAACCTAAGTGAAATGCTTGTGCGTTTTAGTGAGACTGGGCGCAGCCAGATCATGGTAGAGCCAGTGCCTATGGACGATGTCAGCGACTATGGCATCGTTGACTGCAATGGCTATGAGCTAAAAGTTGGCGAAAGTGCACCGATTGTCAAAATGGTTGAGAAGCCGCGGGTTGCCGATGCGCCGTCAAATCTCTCTATTGTTGGGCGCTATGTGCTTTCTGCTGACATCTGGCCTTTGCTGTCGCGCATTCCTCCTGGAGCTGGCGATGAAATCCAGCTCACTGATGCAATAGCCTTAATGATGGCGTCATCACCCGTTGATGCTTACCATATTAAAGGGCGAAGCCACGACTGTGGAAATAAAATGGGCTATATGCAGGCTTTTGTTGAATATGGACTGCGTCATTCAACGCTGGGCGCTGAATTCAGAGTCTGGCTTCAGGGGTTACAGGCTACGCTTAAAAACTAA
- the hns gene encoding histone-like nucleoid-structuring protein H-NS, with amino-acid sequence MSEALKILNNIRTLRAQARECTLESLEEMLEKLEVVVKERREEDEANQAEIQERTRKLQQYREMLIADGIDPNELLQTLSAAKISGKSKRAARPAKYQFVDDNGETKTWTGQGRTPAVIKRAIEEEGKSLDDFLM; translated from the coding sequence ATGAGCGAAGCATTAAAAATCCTTAACAACATCCGTACTTTGCGTGCTCAAGCAAGAGAATGTACTCTTGAATCTCTGGAAGAAATGCTAGAGAAACTGGAAGTGGTTGTAAAAGAGCGCCGTGAAGAAGACGAAGCAAACCAGGCTGAAATTCAGGAACGTACTCGTAAGCTGCAGCAGTATCGTGAAATGCTTATTGCTGACGGTATCGATCCAAATGAGTTACTGCAAACGCTCTCTGCTGCCAAAATCAGTGGAAAATCCAAGCGTGCTGCTCGTCCTGCCAAATATCAGTTTGTTGATGACAATGGCGAGACAAAAACCTGGACCGGCCAGGGCCGCACTCCAGCAGTGATCAAAAGAGCAATTGAGGAAGAAGGTAAATCTCTGGACGATTTCCTGATGTAA